In Planococcus shixiaomingii, the DNA window AAAAGTTCAACCGCTCCCGCTTCCTCAGAGGCGATCAGGTCAAGGATTGAAACATCAAGCCCTTCCGGTTGGTTCATCACATGTTTGCTGCGGCGCACATTTTTGCGGTAGCGATCACGGAATGTGTTCATGCAAATCGTTGTCAGCCAAGCTTTTTCATGCTCCACCTTTTCAATCGACGCCTCATAGCGAACCACTTTCAGCCAAACTTCCTGCATCAAGTCTTCTGCTTCCGCCTTATTGCGCGTCAGTTTCAAGCATAAATGATAAATGTAGCGATTGTATTCTGAGTATAACTGTTCCATCTTTTGTTCCCCCGTCCGGTTTTCTTATTAACCTTATTGTGCCGGAAGATAAGCTTTCACGACATCGTCCCCACTTTCATTTTTCTTACAAAGATGTAATGTAGAAAAGCGCAGGCGCCTATTTAGCCCCGACAAGCGCTGGAGGCTGGCCGAACATGGCGTTTTTTGCCATGAGCGGCAAGACCGAAGCGACCTCGAGGGGCTGGGCGCCGGAGCTGGACAAAGAAAAGCGGAAACGGCCGTTTAGCTCCGACAAGCAAGAGATAGGCCAAAGGAAGTTTGGTCTATCTCTTTGCGACGAAGCAGCAAAGCGATGCAGGAGCAGCAGGGGTTTAAGACGTTCTGCCGAAGCGGCGCTTTTTGCCGCACAGGCAGAGCGGCTTACGACTCGAGGAGCTGGCCGTTGGAGTCTGGACAATGTAGAAAAGCGCAGGCGCCTAGAATAGAAAAAAAACTCCCTGTCTAAGACAAGGAGTTTTACGCAAATACTTCGCTATTTGTTTTCGTTATGGTCAACCGCACAATCCGGTTGCGGTCCATTTCGTTTATTTCAACGTGAAGGTTTTCGTAATCGAACTGTTCCCCTTCGTCCGGCACATGCCCCAATTGCTGCATGACAAATCCGGCAATTGTATCGTGGTCATTCGGTACGTTGACATGAAACATGTCATTAACATCTTCAATCTCCAAGCGGCCGTGGCAAGATAACTTATCTTCGGTCATTTCAAAAACCAGTTCTTCTTCATCAATATCGGTTTCATCTTCGATTTCCTGGCCGATCATTTCCTCAATAATGTCTTCATGCGTTACTATGCCTAATGTTCCGCCATACTCATCCAAGATAACTGCCATATGCTTTTTCTTGGACATCATTAATTTAAACACTTTTTCCACACTCACCGACTGAACGACGAACAGCGGATTGTCATCCATAAGTTCTGCTATTGTTAAATTCGGGTTCATCGACCATTCGATCAATTTTTTCGAATAAAACAACCCTACTACGTTATCCATGCTTTCTTCGTACACCGGATAACGCGTATAGGAAGATTCCAGAATCAAATCCCGCACTTCTTCATACGTACTATCAATCGAAATACCAACAATGTCCGTTCGGTGAGCCGACATGACATCCGAGACATCTTTGTTCGGGAAATCCAATACTCCCTTAATCCGCTCTGACTCTTCTTCTTCAAAAGTTCCCTCAGTCGACGCAATATCCACCATGGTCCGCAATTCTTCTTTCGAAATTGTCGCTTCTTTTACGGCACCTTTGGAGATAATGCGAATAAAGACATTGGTGAATTGTGACAGAAGCCAAGTAAGCGGTCTAAAGATAATGACAAGAAATGAAATGATCGGGAACACCAAATAAGCAACACGGTCTGAAAAAGTCGCCGCAATTGTTTTCGGCAAAACTTCGCCAAAAATGATGATGACGACAGTCAGCACCGCTGTTGCCAAGCCGACTTCCCAACCCCGAGTCAACGCAATGGTGGTTACGAGCGTTGGCATCATGATGTTCGCAATATTATTGCCGATTAATAAGGTAGTGATCATTCGGTCCGGCTTCGCTATCAGCTTTCGAAGGCGCTGTGATTTCAGATCGCCCTGCTCCGCGCGAAGATGGACCTTCATCCTGTTAACAGCAGTTAAAGCCGTTTCGCTTCCGGAAAAGAAAAACGACAAACATAAAAAAAATCCTAAGGCTATAAACAAATTGGTTCCCCCATTTATATTAAAGACGAAATTTTACGAACTCTTTCCGTAGTAAGCATTATAGCACATGGAATTTCCACGTGTCGAAAACCATAACTTGGTATGCTATAATTTTTTCATAATTAAAAATTAGAGAAGCGAGGTACAGTACATGAATGCACAAGCAATAGACACTTATTTCAAAGATCATCGCGAAGATCACTTAGAAGAACTGAAAACGTTCTTGCGCATCCCATCCATCAGCTCTCTTTCAGAGCACAAAACCGATGTCCGGAATGCTGCGGAGTGGCTCAAGGAAGCCATGGAAAAAGCCGGGTTGGAGAATGTCAAAGTTGATGAAACCGCTGGCCACCCGGTGGTCTATGCAGACTGGCTGCACGCTGAAGGCAAGCCGACAGTTTTAGTGTACGGCCATTACGACGTCCAGCCGGTGGACCCGCTTCATTTATGGGAAACAGCTCCTTTTGATCCACAAGTGCGCGACAATAAGCTTTATGCCCGTGGCGCAAGCGATGATAAAGGCCAAACATTCATGCACGTTAAAGCTGTAGAAGCCTTGCTTCAATTAAACGGCGAACTTCCGGTGAACATGAAATTCATTATTGAAGGCGAAGAGGAAATTGGCAGTCCGAACCTCCCTGTCTATGTACAAGAGAACCAGGAATTATTGAAAGCTGATTTGATTGTCATTTCGGATACTGGGATGCAAGGTCCGGGTCGCCCGGCAGTCTGCTACGGACTTCGCGGTTTGGCCGGCATCCAGATCGACCTCAAAGGTCCGAAAGGCGATTTGCACTCCGGCTTATACGGCGGCGCAGTGCAAAATCCATTGCACGCCATCTCTCAAATTTTAGCTTCTTTCCATGACAAAGACGGCGCTGTAACCGTAGATGGCTTTTACGACAACCTCGTGCCTGTATCGGACGAAGAACGCGCCGAGTTCGCTGCTCTGCCATTTGATTTGGAAGAAGAGAAAAAAGCGCTTGGCATTACAGAAGACTTCGGCGAGAAAGGCTATTCTTTCATTGAACGGACTTGGATCCGCCCGACTTTGGAAATCAACGGCATCACTGGCGGCTTTTCAGGCGAGGGCATCAAAACGGTCCTGCCAGCTGAAGCCAGCGCGAAAATCACCTGCCGCCTTGTGCCGGGCCAAGACCCCGACGACATCGTCGCAAAATTGAAAGCGCATGTCGAAAGCCATAAACCGGCTGGCGTGACTGTTGAAGTTTCCGAGTTCGATAAAGGGAAACCGTTCCTGACTCCATACGATCACCCGGCAATCCAAGCAGCTGGACGGTCATATGAAAAAGTATATAACGTTCCTACTGCTTTCACTCGCATGGGCGGATCGATTCCAATCGTCGCGGCATTCGATGACATTCTCGGACTGCCCGTTGTTTTGATGGGCTTCGGTCTATCTTCTGAAAACTTCCATGCACCAAACGAACACTTCCACCTTGAAAACTTTGACCAAGGACTTCGCGTCATCAGCGATTACTTGTTCGAAGCTTCTAATTTGTAAATAAACCATGCCATTCCGATATTCGGGATGGCTTTTTTGATTGGAATAAAGTTTATGGGCGGTTGTCCGCAGTTTATGATCACTCGAGGAGAGTTTATGATCACTTAGGCAGGGTTTATGATCCCTTGGGGAAGGTTTGTGAGCACTTAAGCAAGATTTATGATCACTCAATGAGTGTTTATGATCACTTCAGCCAAAACGGCTTCTTTGCCAACTTCCCTTCTATACGGCTCACCCATTTCCCTCTCCAAACACCCAGTCCATTCACTCTTTAGCCCTTCCTTTCTCTTCTATAAACTGCTTTAATTACAGTAACAAAGCATTTAGGAGGCCCTTAATGATTATTTATTGGATTGCATCCTACCTTATCGGGAATTTATTGACGGCTTGGTGGGTAGGTAAATGGAAAGGCGTCGATTTGCGAAATGAATTGAGCGGCAACTTAGGCGCACGCAATGCCGGGGCCGTCATCGGAAAATCCGCTTTTTTGCTTACATTTTTAGGGGATGCCGGCAAGTCGGCATTTGTCGTCTGGCTCGGATTTTATTTTCAGTTTGAGTTATGGGTAATTTCAGTCGCGGGGCTTTTGGTAATTTGCGGGCATTTGTTTCCTCTATGGCTAAAAGGACGGGGCGGAAAAGGCATCGCTTCGTTTATCGGGGTAACTTTGTTTTTGACTCCTTGGCTTTTTCTAGTCATGTTCATCGTCTTTGCAGTGTTTTTGCCGATTGTCAGAAGTGCGACTTTGACAATGCTTTTTAGTTATCTCGCATTTATAGTAGCTGCGGTTTTCTGGCACCAGCTGGAATGGGCATGGCCGCTTATTCTTGCCATTGTCTTCATTTTAATCAGACACCAAAAAGATTTGCGTGAATCGTTCGAGAATCGTTTTTCTAAAGCATAATATTATTCATTTTTTAATAGTATTTTTGCATAGTTCACCTTTATAGGTCTTTCTATTGTATATGCTGTCGACGTAATGCTATACATGGTATAGTTTTGTTATTCAAAATATATTTAAGATAGGATGTTGTTGATGAAGAAGCCAATCGCTTGGATTTTAGACAGTACGGCATACGTAACCGAAGAATTTAAAGCTCATCCGGATGTCTATGTAGTTCCTCTGAATCTGCATTTCGGTATGGAAGAATTTGTCGACGGAGTGGATTTATCGAATGAGCAATTGTATCAGCGCATTAAAGCGGCTCCTGAGTTCCCGAAAACGTCCCAGCCTTCTGCGGGAAAATTCGCCGAACTTTACGAAAAGCTTAAAGAAGAATACGAATGCGGCATTGCCGTCCACGCTTCTGCTAAACTGAGCGGTACGATCGCTTCTTCGGTTTCAGGCGCCGAAATGAGTGGCTTCAAGGTATACGCCATCGATTCTATGGCTCTATCATACGGATTGTCAGGTCTCCTTGAAAGAGGTTTGGAATTGGCAGCGCAGGGACTTGAAGCAGAAGCAATTGCACATCAATTAGAAACCGAAACCACTAATTTCCGCAATTACATTCTGATCGGCAATTTGACCCAGCTTTATAAAGGCGGCCGGATGAGCGGAGCACAGTATTACATCGGCAGCTTGCTGCAAGTTAAGCCGATCGTCCAGCTTACTCCAGAAGGCGAACTGGCACCGATCGATAAAGTCCGCTCTCATAAAAAAGCCGTCCAGTATTTATTGAACCATGTACAAAAAGACTTTGAAGAATACGGAGTGGGTTATTTCCAAGTTATCCATGCCAACATTCCAACTGAAGCAGAAAGAATAAAACAAGAAATACAGAAACTGGCTCCACAAGCAAATGTGTTAGTTGGCAACATCAGTTCTTCCCTAGCGGTGCATGCCGGTGAAGGAACGCTTGCACTGATGTGGAGAAAGCCGCCGCAATAAAGCGAAACTGCATGCCATGGGTTATCCTTTTTCAACTTGCAGGTGAATTGATCAACTTTATGCCACGGCTCCCGCTTTTATCAGCGGGAGTTTTTTTGAGCATTTTCAAAACTTGTTATTAACTTTTTTTCCAGTATTTTCTTCTATTTTCGCTTCACCTTAGCCTCTCCTATACTAACTTTTCCCCTCTAGTCTGCTACAATAGAGAAAGAATAAGGTGTGAGGTGGATTTAATGCAGCATGTAGAACGAGAACTTACAGAACGCGTAATGCTTTGTGATGCAAAAGGCCAATTAAATCCTAACGCCATCGGCTTTGCAAGAGAGCCGCTAATCGAATGTAACTTGCGGGGAAATTTCCTCCGAAAGAAAAAGTGGAATTATTGGTGTGTTTTCGGAGAAGAACTCATGTTTTCAGCCACAATTAGCCACTTGGATTACGCGACAGTATGCAACGTGTATTTCTTAAATTATGAAACGTTGCGATTTCAGGAAAAAACAGTAATGCTTCCTTTTACCCGTCAACTGAAGCTTCCAGGACAAGTATTGGAAAGCAGTTTTTTCCGGCACGACGACATGGCCATAAAATTTGATTACAGCCAAAATAAAACACATATCACGGTAACGATAGAAGATTTTGAAGGTGAATCGCTGCAAGCGGACTTGGAAGTGCTTCATCCAGAAACGCACGATTCCTTGAATGTCGTTATCCCTTGGAACCGGCAGACATTCCAATTTACCGGAAAGCATCTGTCCCTCCCGACTTCCGGATCGGTCAAAATCGGCTCTCAGCGGTTTGAATTCGACGCGGATGACAGTTACGCCATTTTGGATTACGGAAGAGGCGTTTGGCCAAGGGAAACTTCATGGAATTGGGCCATGGCGTCACAGCGCTTCCATGGAAAAGTTATCGGATTAAATTTTGGCGGCAAATGGACGGATGGAACCGGCATGACGGAAAACGCCTTTTTTATCAACGGCAAAATGACGAAAATCCACGAAGATGTTCTGTTCCGGTACAATCGGGAAAATTTCAAAGAACCATGGTTGATCCATACGAAATTCTCCGATGACGTGAAGCTAACGTTTATTCCTTTTTTCGAACGAATTTCCAAAACCGATGTCCGGCTCGTTAAATCTGAAGTTCATCAACTTTTTGGCTATTATAACGGTTATGTCCGCGAGCCTGACGGAAAAAAGATCAAGATTCTCCAAATGCTTGGAGCAATCGAAGAACATCATGCAAAATGGTAAAAAGAGGCGCCTATACGGCGCCTCTTTTTCATGGGAATTTTGTCAGCATTATTTCGGGGTAATTTGTGATTATCCCATGTATACCGATATGTTGGAGTTCATCCGCATATTGAAGGTCATTGACAGTGTAGACATAGACAATCGCCCCTTTTCTGAGAGCATCGGTGGCGGTTTTTCGGAACGCGGAAGGCAGCGACATGTGAATGCGATTAGTGCCGATAACACGCGCGTAATCGTAAACATCAACTAAGACTTGCAGCGTTATGATGGCCGCTTCAACGGATGTTTCCCGGCAAACTTTTTGGATGTCTTCGTGATTGAAAGAAGACAAAATCAGCCGGTCCATCATACCCCGCTTTTCTGCCACTGCAATCACTTTGTCCACTAGCTTTTCATGCGGAAAAAGATCCGTTCTCAATTCGATATTCAGACGATGATCCGTTTCTTCGAATACCTCCAACACTTCATCAAGTGTCGGTATTTCTTCTCCTTGCCATTCAGAAGAAAACCAAGATCCGCAGTCCAATTCTTTCAATTCTTCAAGCGTCTTGTCTTTTAGATAGCCTGTTCCATTTGTCGTGCGCTCTAGTCTCTCATCGTGGAAGACGACAACTTTCCCATCTTTTGATAGCTGTACATTTATTACCACACCGGTAATTGGCAGCTCAGCTGCTGCCCGGAAAGCAGCGAGGGTATTTTCAGGATAGGTGCCTGAACTTCCTCTATTTGCGTAAATTCTCATGAAATAAAATACCTCCTAAATGTCAGTGCGAATTTCCCAAAGTTCCGGGAAGAAATATTGTTCGAGCACTCTTTTTAAATAATGGACACCGGAAGATCCGCCAGTTCCTTGCTTGAATCCGATAATGCGTTCTACCGTCTTCATATGGCGGAAACGCCATTGCTGAAGCCAATCTTCAATATCCATTAATTTTTCGGCCAGTTGGTACAACTCCCAATGCGTTTCCACGTCCCGGTATACTGTTTTCCATGCTTCCCGGACGCTTTCGTTCGATTCGTAAACGGTGGAAATATCGCGGTTCAGCACTTTTGCATCGATGGCAAATCCACTGCGATGCAGTTTTTGGATTGTGGCATCGTATAATCCCGGTTTCTGAAAAGCTTCTAACAGCTCTTTGTGAAGCGTTTCGTCTTTTTCATAAATTTTTAGGACATGTTTAGTTTTATACCCTAAAGCGAACTCAATCATGCGGTATTGATAAGATTGAAACCCGCTGGAATTTCCGAGATCATTGCGGAACTCCATGTACTCTGCAGGCGTCATCGTCGCCAATACATCCCAGCCTTGGATAATCTGCGACTGGATTTTAGAAACGCGCGCCAATTCCTTAAAAGCAGGCTGCAGATCGTCCTCATTGATGTGCTTAATAGCGGCGTTCAGTTCATGCAAAATCAGCTTCATCCACAATTCGGATACTTGGTGGATGATAATGAAAAGCGTTTCGTCGTGATGCCCGCTGACCCCGTCTTGTGCCGACAACAGCTGGTCCAAATGCAAATATTCACCATACGTCATGCTTTCCTTAAAATCAGTCCGTATATTTTTTTCCGACGCAGCAGCAATATTTTGACCGTTTGTGTAGTTGTTCATAGGAAAACTCCATTCAGGCTCTGCTTGGGCTATTCTCTTCTATCAACTAGGCTAGGCTTTTCTTGAAAAATTCTCCAGCAAGCGACTTTAATCATTCTCTGTTTTCATTTCATGCCGCTAAATAGATGGTTATGTAATCTTCATTACAACGGTAGGACATCACAGAAAAGAAAAACACATTAAAACATTAAGAACAAATCAATTCGACAAAAACCGCAGAAAGTATAGCCATTTTACAGAACTTCGAAAAAGACTATTAACAAAATCAAAAGATTGAAAAAGCGAAAAGCGGGAATAATTACCTTAAATACATCAGCGAAAGGATGAGAGCCATGAGTTGCAAAAAGTCTTCTATCATGACTGCTTTACTTCTCTCCTCTACACTGGCGCTTGCTGCTTGCGGCGGCAGCGATGAAGTTACAGAACCTATCCAAAACGATGCAGCAACCGACCCGAATAAGAGCAACGCGGATGCAGCTACTAGCGGCGGTATTGACAGCAAAAATGTGGGAGGAAAAACATTCGGCTTCACGGATTTTGAAATGAGTGTCGATTACCCTGACCAGGATGACGCCATTGAAGTCAGCTATGAGGAAGACCGCGAAAAAGTTGAAGCTGAATATACGAACAAGTTCGAAAAACTGGAATTAAAAGGAAACGACGCCTGGAATGAGATGGAGACAGCGTTTTTGAATATGGAGCTGCAGCCTGACATGACAAACGAAGATGTTATTCCTCAGGTGGTTGAAGCTTTCGGTTTGAAAGAAGGCTATAGCAACATTGAAATCGACGTGCAGTACCAAGGTGGCGAAGACAAGGAATACCAGGCTTCCGGAAATTAAATTCTTAAAGGAAACCACCTGACTGACGGGTGGTTTTCATTTTAACCTTCTTCTTTCCGCTTCCAATATTCGATTGTGTTTATCGGTAAGAACCCTGCTTTTTCATATACGCGAATTGCCTCATTTGTCGTGTCAACATCGAGCAGCACTTGATTTTTCCCTTCCAAAAAAGCATGGTAGCGGCACCAGCGCAGGAATGCCTGGCCGTAACCTTTCCCTTGCTCTTTCGGATCTACGGCAAAAGAGGTAACCCACAAGACATCTTCTTCCGAAATGAATGCTGCAGTCGCAGTAATCCGGCCGTCTTTTTTCATCAGCCAAATATCACGACCCGCTTCCTCAATATTATGTGCCAGGAACGGCACCACTTCCTCATCAAAAGCCGCCACTAGAAGCGCTGTCAACTCGGCTTGTTCTCCGCCATAGGGCATAAACGACAAACCTTCCGGCAATTCTTCGGACTCGAGTGCTGGTGCTCCAAGTAGTATTTCCTTAAAATCAGCCCCATATCCCAAGCTTTCCAGAAAGGCTGAGGCGTTTTTGTCTTCAATCAATACGGCTAATTCACTTTCAGCTTCTCGCTGCCGCAGCCCAAAACTGACTCCATCAGCAAGTGCCGTGCCGATGCCCTTCCGGCGGAAATCCGGATGGACGATAGCTGACCATTCATAATGGTGAAGCCCCATGATATCAAGGCATGTCGCAAACCCAATCAAATCGCCATTTTCAGCATATGCCAAAACTGCAAACCCTTTGGCGTCGGACTTTTGCCAGACTGGCGCATTCAGCACCGTATTATAGTCTATTGGAAATTCTCCGAGAAGGTTGTGCATATCACGAGCTATTTCTTTATCAAGCGGAAACGAATCAATCGACAGGGATACATTCATTGTGCGCCTTCCTTTCCATTTTTATATTATCGTAACACACCGGAGCGGACTTCGACGACGTTTGCAGATGCCGGAAACTTATTTTCCCCATAAGAAAACTGCCTTTGAATTCAAAGGCAGCCCTCTTTGTTTTATTATAATTTAGCATCTGCCAGCATCGTTGCATACAATCCGCCGCGCTTCAGCAATTCTTCTTGCGTTCCGGATTCCACCAGTTCGCCCAGTTCCATCACCATCACCAAATCCGCTTGGCGGACTGTGTTCAGCCGATGGGCAATAACGAAGCTCGTGCGCCCTTTCATTAGCCGCTCCAAAGCTTCCTGGATTTTCAGCTCTGTAACCGTATCGATGGAGCTTGTCGCTTCATCAAGCAGCAAGATAACCGGATCCGCAATCAGCGCCCTCGCAATCGACAGCAATTGCTTCTGCCCCTGGCTGATCATCGAGCCGTCGCCTGAAAGGATGGTATCGTAGCCGTTCGGCAGTTTCTCGATAAAGTCATGGGCATTGGCTTTTTTAGCCGCTTCCACCACTTCTTCATCAGTCGCATCCAAATGACCATAACGGATGTTATCCCTCACTGTCGCCTCAAACAAGAAAGGATCTTGTAAAACGAAAGCAATCTGTTTCCGCAGCGTTTTGCGCGGCATCGATGCAATCGGTGTACCGTCCAACTGGATTTCGCCTTCGTTAGCATCATAAAAACGCGCGAGCAGCTGCATGATGGTCGTTTTCCCCGCCCCGGTCGCTCCAACCAGTGCGGCTGTTTGGCCAACGCCTACTGTAAAACTGACATTTCGGATCGTCCAGTCTTCTTCAGCGCCTTCGTATTTAAAAGAGACGTCATCAAAAACGACATGGCCGCGAAGTTCCTTATCCGCATTCTCGACTTGGTCATCATGCTCTTCTTCTTCTCCCATAATCGCAAATACGCGTTCCGCACCCGCAATAGCGGACAATACGGTATTGAACTGGTTAGCCAAATCATTCAATGGGCGGGTGAACTGGCGGGCGTATTCAGTAAAAATAACGATCACACCAATTGAAACCGAACCGTTCAGCGCCAGCACCCCGCCAACACCGGCAACTATCGCAAAGCTCGCATTGTTCAGGAAGTTCATCACTTTTGGAATGAATCCTGAATAAGTCCAAGCCCAAAAGCCAGTGTTGCGCAAACGTTCGCTTTTGATGATAAATTCTTCCATAACCCTTGGCTCTTGCGAAAACGCTTTGACAATTTTCTGGCCGGAGATCGTTTCTTCGATATAGCCGTTCAATTCACCGATTGCTTGCTGCTGTTTCTTATACAATCTTCCGGTACGTTTCGTAATCCATTGCATTGAAATGTACATGAGCGGAATGATAACAAGCGTCAGCACAGTCAGCAACGGGCTTAGCATCAGCATGACAACAGCTGTTCCAACTAAAGTCAGAATGCTTGAAAACACTTGAATAAACGAGCTGTTTAACGTCGATGATACGTTTTCAATATCGTTCGTCATCCGGCTCATCAATTCACCGTGCTGCCGCTTATCGAAAAAAGTGACAGGCAAGCGCTGCAAATGTTCAAATAGTCCAGTCCTCATTCGATAAATAACTTGCTGAGCGATTCCTACCATCCAGTAGTTCTGTAGATATAGCGACAATGAATACCCGGCATAAACTACGATCAACCATGAAATGATGATGCCCATACCGCTAAAATTCTGCGGCACGATATACTGGTCAATGATATGGCCGATAAGATACGGACCTAGCAAGGCGAGTGCTGAACTGACCAACACAAGAGCGAGCACGGTAACTAAAAGAAAACGATGTTCATCGACAAGTTTCCATATCCGCAGCAGCGTCGACTTCCAGTTTTCCGCTCGCTCTGTTTTTTTCTCCGTATTTTTCTTTAAATCTTCTTTTTTTATAACCTGTTCATAGCCAAAAGGTCGGCGGATGGCATCAAACATATTCGTCCACCTCCTCTTCTTGTTGGGAAAGCGCAATTTGCCTGTACAATTCGGAGTGCTTCATAAGGTCGTCATGCGTGCCATAAGCTGAGATCTCCCCTTCTTCCATGAGCAAGATGCGATCAGCTTTTTTCGCTGTCCTGATTTTTTGGGTGACCACAAGCATCGTCGCTTTTTCGCTTTCGAGCGCTTCCCAAAGCGCTGCTTCGGTTTTCACATCCAGTGCACTGGTGCTGTCATCCAAAATGAGAACCGAAGGCTTGCGAACGAGTGCGCGCGCAATAGATAAGCGCTGTTTTTGGCCGCCAGACAAATTAACGCCTTTTTGGCCAACCCGAGTGCTATAGCCTTTCGGGAACCGCTCAACCGTATGATGAATTTGAGCTTTCTGGGCAGCAAAAGCCAGTTCGTCTTGCACCGCTTGTTCTTTGCCCCACGACAAATTATCGGAAATCGTTCCTGTAAAAAGAAGCGATTGCTGTGGTACGACGCCGATTGTTTTTCGCAGCGCCCGCAACGACCAGCTCTTGACGTCGCGTCCATGCACCAAAACGGTACCTTCCGTTGCATCGTAAAACCTTGGAATCAACTGCAGCAAGGATGATTTTCCGGATCCCGTTGCTCCCATAATGGCCAATTTTTCATTGGGCTTCATTCGGAACGAAATGTTTTTCAACACTTTACGGTTTGTTTCAGGATAGGCAAACGAAACATTTTCAAATACAATTTCTCCTCGGCGGACCACATGCGCTTCCCCTTGTTCCTCTTTTTCACGGACATCTTCCGCAAGCAGCACTTCTTCAATTCTTTCCGAAGAAGCTTTGGCACGGGCGAACGCCATAATGATGAAAGAGAACATGGAAAAAGCACCTGTCATGCGCATAGCGTAATTGACAATGGCCACCAGTTCACCAATTTGCGCACTGCCGGTTTGAATGTGTGAAGCTCCAAACCATAGCACTGCCAGCAACGAAATATTC includes these proteins:
- a CDS encoding DUF2804 domain-containing protein — protein: MQHVERELTERVMLCDAKGQLNPNAIGFAREPLIECNLRGNFLRKKKWNYWCVFGEELMFSATISHLDYATVCNVYFLNYETLRFQEKTVMLPFTRQLKLPGQVLESSFFRHDDMAIKFDYSQNKTHITVTIEDFEGESLQADLEVLHPETHDSLNVVIPWNRQTFQFTGKHLSLPTSGSVKIGSQRFEFDADDSYAILDYGRGVWPRETSWNWAMASQRFHGKVIGLNFGGKWTDGTGMTENAFFINGKMTKIHEDVLFRYNRENFKEPWLIHTKFSDDVKLTFIPFFERISKTDVRLVKSEVHQLFGYYNGYVREPDGKKIKILQMLGAIEEHHAKW
- a CDS encoding dipeptidase, translating into MNAQAIDTYFKDHREDHLEELKTFLRIPSISSLSEHKTDVRNAAEWLKEAMEKAGLENVKVDETAGHPVVYADWLHAEGKPTVLVYGHYDVQPVDPLHLWETAPFDPQVRDNKLYARGASDDKGQTFMHVKAVEALLQLNGELPVNMKFIIEGEEEIGSPNLPVYVQENQELLKADLIVISDTGMQGPGRPAVCYGLRGLAGIQIDLKGPKGDLHSGLYGGAVQNPLHAISQILASFHDKDGAVTVDGFYDNLVPVSDEERAEFAALPFDLEEEKKALGITEDFGEKGYSFIERTWIRPTLEINGITGGFSGEGIKTVLPAEASAKITCRLVPGQDPDDIVAKLKAHVESHKPAGVTVEVSEFDKGKPFLTPYDHPAIQAAGRSYEKVYNVPTAFTRMGGSIPIVAAFDDILGLPVVLMGFGLSSENFHAPNEHFHLENFDQGLRVISDYLFEASNL
- a CDS encoding glycerol-3-phosphate acyltransferase, yielding MIIYWIASYLIGNLLTAWWVGKWKGVDLRNELSGNLGARNAGAVIGKSAFLLTFLGDAGKSAFVVWLGFYFQFELWVISVAGLLVICGHLFPLWLKGRGGKGIASFIGVTLFLTPWLFLVMFIVFAVFLPIVRSATLTMLFSYLAFIVAAVFWHQLEWAWPLILAIVFILIRHQKDLRESFENRFSKA
- the kynA gene encoding tryptophan 2,3-dioxygenase translates to MNNYTNGQNIAAASEKNIRTDFKESMTYGEYLHLDQLLSAQDGVSGHHDETLFIIIHQVSELWMKLILHELNAAIKHINEDDLQPAFKELARVSKIQSQIIQGWDVLATMTPAEYMEFRNDLGNSSGFQSYQYRMIEFALGYKTKHVLKIYEKDETLHKELLEAFQKPGLYDATIQKLHRSGFAIDAKVLNRDISTVYESNESVREAWKTVYRDVETHWELYQLAEKLMDIEDWLQQWRFRHMKTVERIIGFKQGTGGSSGVHYLKRVLEQYFFPELWEIRTDI
- a CDS encoding glycerophosphodiester phosphodiesterase family protein; the protein is MRIYANRGSSGTYPENTLAAFRAAAELPITGVVINVQLSKDGKVVVFHDERLERTTNGTGYLKDKTLEELKELDCGSWFSSEWQGEEIPTLDEVLEVFEETDHRLNIELRTDLFPHEKLVDKVIAVAEKRGMMDRLILSSFNHEDIQKVCRETSVEAAIITLQVLVDVYDYARVIGTNRIHMSLPSAFRKTATDALRKGAIVYVYTVNDLQYADELQHIGIHGIITNYPEIMLTKFP
- a CDS encoding YusW family protein, encoding MSCKKSSIMTALLLSSTLALAACGGSDEVTEPIQNDAATDPNKSNADAATSGGIDSKNVGGKTFGFTDFEMSVDYPDQDDAIEVSYEEDREKVEAEYTNKFEKLELKGNDAWNEMETAFLNMELQPDMTNEDVIPQVVEAFGLKEGYSNIEIDVQYQGGEDKEYQASGN
- a CDS encoding hemolysin family protein codes for the protein MFIALGFFLCLSFFFSGSETALTAVNRMKVHLRAEQGDLKSQRLRKLIAKPDRMITTLLIGNNIANIMMPTLVTTIALTRGWEVGLATAVLTVVIIIFGEVLPKTIAATFSDRVAYLVFPIISFLVIIFRPLTWLLSQFTNVFIRIISKGAVKEATISKEELRTMVDIASTEGTFEEEESERIKGVLDFPNKDVSDVMSAHRTDIVGISIDSTYEEVRDLILESSYTRYPVYEESMDNVVGLFYSKKLIEWSMNPNLTIAELMDDNPLFVVQSVSVEKVFKLMMSKKKHMAVILDEYGGTLGIVTHEDIIEEMIGQEIEDETDIDEEELVFEMTEDKLSCHGRLEIEDVNDMFHVNVPNDHDTIAGFVMQQLGHVPDEGEQFDYENLHVEINEMDRNRIVRLTITKTNSEVFA
- a CDS encoding RNA polymerase sigma factor, whose translation is MEQLYSEYNRYIYHLCLKLTRNKAEAEDLMQEVWLKVVRYEASIEKVEHEKAWLTTICMNTFRDRYRKNVRRSKHVMNQPEGLDVSILDLIASEEAGAVELLEQQDVSTMIRHKISELDAIYRTTILYFYVHQLSLIEIAETMKVSIGTVKSRLFRGKQRLKDMLIEDARTREYVIA
- a CDS encoding DegV family protein, translating into MKKPIAWILDSTAYVTEEFKAHPDVYVVPLNLHFGMEEFVDGVDLSNEQLYQRIKAAPEFPKTSQPSAGKFAELYEKLKEEYECGIAVHASAKLSGTIASSVSGAEMSGFKVYAIDSMALSYGLSGLLERGLELAAQGLEAEAIAHQLETETTNFRNYILIGNLTQLYKGGRMSGAQYYIGSLLQVKPIVQLTPEGELAPIDKVRSHKKAVQYLLNHVQKDFEEYGVGYFQVIHANIPTEAERIKQEIQKLAPQANVLVGNISSSLAVHAGEGTLALMWRKPPQ